A single genomic interval of Helianthus annuus cultivar XRQ/B chromosome 13, HanXRQr2.0-SUNRISE, whole genome shotgun sequence harbors:
- the LOC118485798 gene encoding uncharacterized protein LOC118485798, which translates to MQVCKVIVQGNILGVYKDEGWFYEGCNRCNKKINKVVNLSEDTQESGSAVTKEILTCLSDRCAFKTITSSLKFKIQLRVQDPSASVTLTLFDREARKLLGKSVDDILTANPEFRSDSMKIPAEVDALVGQTAAFKIDVTSYVLKYNIHKYGILKLTVDPNVISVLQEKQSSSQITSSQNISLNIDASEFESQTSDGFKDSGAKPTENTTPVSNMASTVSPVSLDVTDTPDSMLAKDEVKRNLVQV; encoded by the exons ATGCAAGTTTGCAAGGTCATTGTTCAGGGTAATATACTGGGTGTTTACAAAGATGAAGGATGGTTCTATGAGGGTTGTAATAGATGTAACAAGAAGATCAACAAAGTTGTTAATCTGAGTGAGGACACCCAGGAATCAGGTTCAGCTGTTACAAAGGAGATTCTTACCTGTCTCTCTGATCGTTGTGCTTTTAAAACTATAACTTCTTCTCTCAA GTTTAAGATTCAACTTAGAGTTCAAGACCCTTCTGCTTCTGTTACACTTACTTTGTTTGATCGTGAAGCACGGAAGTTATTAGGAAAGTCTGTTGATGATATTCTTACTGCCAACCCTGaattt CGTTCTGATTCCATGAAGATTCCTGCTGAAGTAGACGCATTGGTTGGCCAGACTGCTGCTTTTAAAATAGACGTTACTAGCTACGTCTTGAAGTATAACATCCATAAGTATGGTATACTCAAGCTGACTGTGGATCCTAACGTTATATCTGTACTTCAAGAGAAGCAATCCTCTTCACAGATAACT TCTTCTCAGAATATCTCTCTCAATATTGATGCTTCAGAATTTGAATCTCAGACATCTGATGGTTTCAAG GACTCTGGTGCCAAACCAACCGAAAACACTACTCCTGTATCTAACATGGCGAGCACCGTTTCACCTGTTTCATTGGATGTCACTGATACTCCTGATTCCATGTTAGCTAAGGATGAAGTGAAGCGAAACTTGGTTCAAGTCTAA
- the LOC110901147 gene encoding uncharacterized protein LOC110901147 — protein MSHICKGSSASSPDFRNINVNSRNPLSDISNGMFLNNTDKSEAVERTKARRIYSNSKRFNTTSSQSQSTLSYSTENNKENLSSSTSPIGIPTNITSNSASTLSLDIIPSSSSRIPPNTVLASDEPSTLTRMSSGKCKLVRKRRNLTPIPSIDLTTDDDNEVADIIDQHLKGVSKVLLPDFKQPPEILKDLYVGVSAKSKFFLKNIRRYNSMFSFTSMGGRIDKTINRGNAPYVFRLSGQNYHTIGSLLPDDGNEPKFSQLYIYDTDNEIFNRQNAVGGSNTSFTITESAFDVQIIEELTLMLDTNNALVKSYRQARNCLNEYPYIDLKLCLIGKRSKDGRTYNLPEASEVAALVIGDLTQAVENRDIVVKRISGRIERISELHPSYLSLQYPLLFPYGEDMYRVDILHRGLNPDTNNKRPMCTMCEFFTYRLQDRVDAYNKRPMCTMREFSVIHNAKRLFQQFVVDAYTMIESERLFYIRRQQTHLRSETVQNIQNANNDGKKDM, from the exons ATGTCTCACATTTGTAAAGGTTCATCCGCATCAAGTCCTGATTTTCGTAACATAAATGTGAATTCAAGAAATCCTTTGTCTGATATATCTAACGGTATGTTCTTAAA CAACACTGACAAATCTGAAGCTGTTGAAAGAACAAAAGCTAGAAGAATATATTCCAATAGTAAAAGATTCAATACAACCTCATCGCAGAGTCAATCCACACTAAGTTATTCAACCGAGAATAATAAAGAGAATTTAAGTTCATCCACATCTCCCAT TGGTATTCCAACAAACATTACAAGCAACTCAGCATCTACTTTAAGTCTTGACATCATACCTTCGTCATCATCTAGAATTCCACCAAATACTGTTCTCGCATCAGACGAACCTTCAACATTGACAAGAATGTCATCAGGAAAGTGTAAATTAGTAAGAAAACGACGAAACTTAACACCTATACCTAGTATTGATTTGACAACAGATGATGATAACGAGGTTGCTGATATCATAGATCAACATTTAAAAGGTGTTTCAAAAG TTTTGTTACCTGATTTTAAGCAGCCTCCTGAAATTTTGAAAGATCTATATGTTGGCGTCAGTGCGAAGAGCAAATTCTTTTTAAAAAACATTCGGCGTTATAATTCTATGTTCTCATTTACATCTATGGGAGGAAGGATTGACAAAACTATCAACCGTGGAAATGCACCTTATGTCTTTCGATTAAGTGGTCAAAATTATCATACTATTGGGAGTCTATTACCTGATGATGGAAATGAGCCAAAATTCAGCCAGTTGTATATATATGACACAGATAATGAAATATTTAATCGACAAAATGCTGTTGG GGGCTCAAACACTTCTTTTACAATAACTGAGTCAGCTTTTGATGTTCAGATCATTGAAGAACTTACACTTATGTTAGACACTAACAACGCTTTGGTTAAAAGTTATAGACAAGCTAGAAACTGTTTAAATGAATACCCTTACATCGACTTGAAGCTTTGTCTTATTGGTAAAAGATCCAAAGATGGTAGGACATATAACCTTCCTGAAGCTTCTGAAGTTGCTGCATTAGTTATTGGAGATCTGACTCAAGCTGTTGAGAATCGTGATATAGTAGTGAAAAGAATATCTGGTCGGATTGAGCGCATAAGCGAATTACATCCTTCTTATCTTTCTTTACAATACCCTCTTCTATTTCCATATGGAGAAGATATGTACAGGGTTGACATTCTTCATAGAGGTCTCAATCCAGACACGAACAACAAACGTCCAATGTGTACTATGTGTGAGTTCTTTACTTATAGATTACAAGATCGTGTTGATGCTTACAACAAACGTCCAATGTGTACTATGCGTGAGTTTTCTGTTATTCATAATGCAAAAAGACTTTTCCAACAATTTGTTGTTGATGCTTACACTATGATCGAGAGTGAAAGGTTGTTTTACATACGGCGACAACAAACGCATTTGAGGTCAGAAACTGTTCAGAATATACAAAATGCAAATAATGATGGAAAAAAAGATATGTAA
- the LOC110901148 gene encoding uncharacterized protein LOC110901148, with the protein MSLCKWFGYPDFFITITCNPKWPEVQRFLKDTTIRPEDRPNILCRIFKIKLDSITKDLKEGKMLGRVNSVVYTVEFQKRGLPHAHICVFMHSDSKIVSVDQLDPIISAEIPDIAEDPELYKLVADYMIHGPCGPLNMNCPCMIDRKCSKKFPKKFVNETCLDKKGFPVYRRRDSDLSVVKSRVNAHINVEWCNQVGSIKYLFKYINKGLDRTTLRVVESGNQDEQEPVVDEIEKYYDCRYISACESAWRIFSYDIHYRYPAVIRLTFHLPGQQNVVYGTDDDIDEVLNKPSVASTMFLSWMKCKERLPEARKLTYVEFPSKFVFKLSTRSWDIRKRHPSIGRIHSVFPSVGEAYYLRILLNKVKGPKSFEDIRTVNGTLYPTFRDACYALGLLDDDNEYIEAIKEANVYGSATYLRTLFGTMLMSGSLSRPDFVWEKTWMYLSDDILYRQEKHLNVDDLNYSDEEIKNLALLEIKKFLLRNNSSLRNYSNMPYPDDESISSSNNRLINEELSYYQNTMEDELKIC; encoded by the exons ATGTCTTTGTGCAAATGGTTTGGGTATCCAGATTTTTTCATCACTATTACATGTAATCCAAAATGGCCGGAAGTGCAAAGGTTTTTAAAAGATACGACGATAAGGCCTGAAGATAGACCGAACATTTTGTGTCGAATTTTCAAGATAAAACTAGATTCCATAACAAAAGACTTGAAAGAAGGCAAGATGCTGGGTAGAGTTAATTCTG TTGTCTATACTGTTGAATTTCAAAAACGCGGACTTCCTCATGCACACATATGTGTATTCATGCATTCTGACAGTAAGATAGTATCGGTTGACCAACTAGATCCAATCATTTCTGCCGAAATTCCAGACATAGCCGAGGATCCAGAGTTATATAAACTTGTGGCAGACTACATGATTCATGGTCCGTGTGGTCCTCTCAATATGAATTGTCCTTGCATGATCGATCGTAAGTGTTCGAAGAAGTTTCCTAAAAAATTTGTTAACGAAACATGTTTGGATAAAAAAGGATTTCCAGTTTATCGTAGAAGGGATTCTGACTTATCTGTTGTTAAATCACGTGTGAAC GCGCATATTAACGTTGAATGGTGCAATCAAGTTGGTTCTATAAAATATTTGTTCAAGTACATTAACAAAGGCCTAGATAGAACTACTCTTAGAGTTGTTGAAAGTGGAAATCAGGATGAGCAGGAACCTGTAGTCGATGAGATAGAAAAGTATTACGATTGCCGGTATATTTCTGCATGCGAATCTGCTTGGAGGATCTTTTCCTATGATATTCATTATCGATATCCCGCAGTTATTCGATTGACGTTTCATTTACCTGGTCAGCAAAACGTAGTATATGGCACAGACGATGACATTGACGAGGTTCTTAACAAACCATCTGTTGCTTCTACTATGTTCTTATCTTGGATGAAGTGTAAAGAAAGATTACCTGAGGCACGTAAGCTTACTTATGTTGAGTTTCCATCaaagtttgtttttaaattaagTACTCGCAGTTGGGATATAAGGAAACGACATCCTTCAATCGGTAGGATTCATTCGGTGTTTCCTTCAGTTGGTGAAGCATACTACCTCAGAATATTATTGAACAAAGTAAAGGGACCAAAATCTTTTGAAGATATTCGTACTGTAAATGGTACTTTGTATCCAACTTTCAGGGACGCATGCTATGCGCTAGGGCTTTTGGATGATGACAACGAGTACATTGAAGCTATTAAAGAAGCTAATGTGTATGGAAGCGCTACTTATCTACGGACGTTATTTGGAACAATGCTGATGTCTGGTAGTTTGTCTAGACCTGATTTTGTATGGGAGAAGACATGGATGTATTTATCGGATGACATTTTATATAGACAAGAAAAACATTTAAATGTTGATG atttAAATTACTCTGACGAAGAAATAAAGAATTTGGCATTGTTAGAGATTAAGAAGTTCTTACTTCGTAATAACTCATCGCTGAGGAACTATTCAAATATGCCTTACCCTGATGATGAGTCTATTTCTTCGTCTAACAATCGATTGATCAACGAGGAGTTATCTTATTACCAAAATACCATGGAAGatgagttgaaaatatgttag
- the LOC110901150 gene encoding uncharacterized protein LOC110901150, which produces MYRHGPYFIITILDPLSLQQVLPDTFLSKHYDYPLPDNKVILNVSKNHKWEVRIRKIGPNYCFADGWFKFIEDLRLNPGDILCFKINDVKHFNITIFNKHGRQVLLNNTPLIEQEDEHISNVEGYRQVSDDPNYPFFAMTVTNELILPKLITDLSGLNEFSEVKIKVVKGNTWVKNLRTHNIDGQRRYGVIGWHDILEAEHISLGDDCFFNWSITNSKLLVTKLQQA; this is translated from the exons ATGTATCGTCATGGTCCGTATTTTATCATAACTATACTTGATCCGCTATCCCTTCAACAG GTTCTCCCggatacttttctttcaaaaCATTATGATTATCCTTTACCGGATAACAAGGTTATACTTAACGTATCCAAGAATCATAAATGGGAAGTCCGTATTAGAAAGATTGgtccaaattattgttttgctgatggttggtttaaatttATTGAAGATCTAAGGTTAAATCCTGGGGATATTTTGTGTTTTAAAATAAACGACGTGAAACATTTTAATATTACCATATTCAATAAACACGGTCGTCAAGTTTTGTTAAACAACACTCCTTTGATTGAGCAAGAAGATGAACATATTAGCAATGTGGAAGGTTATCGACAAGTTAGTGACGATCCTAACTATCCTTTTTTCGCAATGACAGTAACTAATGAATTG ATCCTTCCAAAATTGATTACTGACTTAAGTGGTTTAAATGAGTTTTCTGAAGTAAAGATCAAAGTTGTTAAAGGAAATACTTGGGTTAAGAATCTTCGTACACACAATATTGATGGTCAAAGAAG GTACGGTGTTATTGGATGGCATGATATACTTGAAGCCGAACATATTTCCTTAGGTGACGATTGTTTTTTCAACTGGTCGATAACGAATTCCAAGTTATTGGTGACGAAACTCCAGCAAGCATAA